One stretch of Schlesneria sp. DSM 10557 DNA includes these proteins:
- a CDS encoding PQQ-binding-like beta-propeller repeat protein, whose amino-acid sequence MNSRSMTTVMSALWLISGLAVAADKFDPTEDALNFISKMKVGKYDWPQWGGSPHRNNTPPGKNIPFEWNLETGENVLWAAPLGSQTYGNPVIANGKVFVGTNNTHGYLKRYPSKIDLGVLLAFEEKTGKFLWQASSPKLPTGRVHDWPQQGICSTVFCDDTRLWYNTSRGEVVCLDVEGFHDGENDGPYKAEPNQNKDEADIIWRYDMMGDLGVSQHNMCSCSITCVGDKCFVITGNGVDEGHINIPAPNAPSFICLDKNTGKLLWTDKSPGINVLHGQWSSPCVFEAGGRQQVVMGGGDGWLYSFDPEGDGKGNAKLLWKFDGNPKESLYVLGGRSTRNHLISTPVFYDGYVYVGMGEDPEHGEGNGHLYCIDPTKDGDISLELAVDDKGKEIPHRRLRAVDTTKGEKAIPNPNAGAIWHYDVVDRNKNGKKEFEETMHRTMGSVAIKNDLLFVTDIGGLVHCLDAKKVEDGKPVVYWTHDMFSAAWGSVLIVDDKVYVGDEDGDITVFELSNKLNVLAENNMINSLYTTPVVANDTLFIANKSTLIAIKEGAKLKGGVKQGSTEDGGSE is encoded by the coding sequence ATGAATTCTCGTTCAATGACGACTGTGATGTCGGCACTCTGGCTGATCTCAGGCCTGGCAGTAGCAGCCGATAAGTTTGATCCAACGGAAGACGCGCTGAACTTCATCAGCAAGATGAAAGTCGGCAAATATGACTGGCCGCAGTGGGGTGGATCGCCTCATCGCAACAACACCCCTCCCGGGAAGAACATCCCTTTCGAATGGAACCTGGAAACGGGCGAGAACGTCCTCTGGGCGGCTCCTCTGGGTTCGCAGACTTACGGCAACCCCGTCATTGCCAACGGTAAAGTGTTCGTCGGCACCAATAATACTCACGGCTACCTGAAGCGTTACCCCTCGAAAATTGACTTAGGTGTGCTGCTCGCGTTTGAAGAAAAGACCGGAAAGTTCCTCTGGCAGGCATCGTCGCCCAAGTTGCCAACAGGCCGCGTTCATGACTGGCCTCAGCAGGGGATCTGCTCAACCGTTTTCTGCGATGACACGCGGTTGTGGTACAACACCAGCCGTGGTGAAGTGGTCTGTCTCGACGTGGAAGGATTTCACGACGGCGAGAATGACGGCCCCTACAAGGCAGAGCCGAACCAGAACAAGGACGAAGCCGACATTATCTGGCGTTACGACATGATGGGCGACCTGGGTGTTTCCCAGCACAACATGTGTTCCTGTTCGATCACCTGCGTCGGCGACAAGTGCTTCGTGATCACTGGCAACGGTGTGGACGAAGGGCATATCAATATCCCTGCCCCGAACGCCCCGAGCTTCATCTGTCTTGATAAGAACACGGGCAAGCTGCTGTGGACGGACAAGTCACCCGGCATCAACGTGCTGCACGGTCAATGGTCCAGCCCCTGCGTGTTTGAAGCAGGCGGTCGTCAGCAAGTGGTCATGGGGGGCGGCGACGGCTGGCTTTACAGTTTCGATCCCGAAGGGGACGGCAAAGGAAACGCCAAGCTGCTCTGGAAGTTCGACGGCAACCCCAAAGAGTCACTCTATGTTCTCGGTGGTCGCTCGACTCGCAACCATCTGATCAGCACTCCCGTGTTCTATGACGGATACGTCTATGTCGGGATGGGGGAAGACCCCGAGCACGGCGAAGGAAACGGACACCTCTACTGCATCGACCCAACCAAGGATGGAGACATCAGCCTTGAACTGGCCGTGGACGACAAAGGAAAAGAAATCCCGCACCGACGCCTGCGAGCTGTCGACACGACCAAGGGTGAGAAAGCCATTCCCAATCCCAACGCGGGAGCGATCTGGCACTATGACGTCGTTGACCGCAACAAGAACGGCAAGAAAGAATTCGAAGAAACCATGCACCGCACGATGGGTAGCGTCGCCATCAAGAACGACCTGCTGTTCGTGACCGATATCGGTGGTCTGGTTCACTGTCTCGATGCGAAAAAGGTCGAAGACGGCAAGCCCGTTGTCTACTGGACCCACGATATGTTTTCTGCCGCCTGGGGATCTGTTCTGATCGTCGATGACAAGGTTTACGTCGGTGACGAAGATGGAGACATCACGGTCTTCGAACTCTCTAACAAGCTGAATGTGCTCGCTGAGAACAACATGATCAACTCGCTCTACACCACTCCCGTGGTTGCGAACGACACCTTGTTCATCGCAAACAAGAGCACCCTGATCGCTATCAAGGAAGGTGCCAAGCTGAAGGGTGGAGTCAAGCAGGGTTCAACCGAAGACGGCGGAAGCGAATAA
- a CDS encoding VOC family protein has protein sequence MTLPSVPAGRQTVSAYLVSRNALKALDYYRDVFGATEAYRLMMPDGRLGHAEFRIGNSTVMISDEFLEYGCKSPSTLGGSPITMHIYVDDVDAVFQKALDAGAKERTPVMDQFYGDRSGQIEDPFGHIWCIATHKQDISPEEMQRHIRESSGTNEPQNPS, from the coding sequence ATGACCCTTCCATCCGTTCCCGCTGGACGGCAAACCGTCTCTGCTTACCTGGTCAGCCGAAATGCCCTCAAAGCCCTGGACTACTACCGCGACGTCTTCGGCGCAACGGAAGCCTATCGACTGATGATGCCCGATGGCCGATTGGGTCACGCCGAATTCCGCATCGGTAACAGCACCGTCATGATCTCCGACGAGTTTCTGGAGTACGGCTGCAAGTCCCCTTCAACACTGGGCGGTTCCCCGATCACGATGCACATCTATGTGGACGATGTCGATGCCGTCTTCCAGAAGGCGCTCGACGCCGGAGCGAAAGAGCGCACCCCCGTCATGGATCAGTTCTACGGTGACCGCTCCGGACAGATCGAAGACCCCTTCGGTCATATCTGGTGCATTGCCACCCATAAACAGGACATCAGCCCGGAAGAGATGCAGCGTCACATCAGGGAAAGCTCAGGTACGAACGAACCTCAGAATCCCTCGTGA